One region of Tachysurus fulvidraco isolate hzauxx_2018 chromosome 9, HZAU_PFXX_2.0, whole genome shotgun sequence genomic DNA includes:
- the limk2 gene encoding LIM domain kinase 2: protein MDEQEDPCDRVCAGCRGRIQDAFHVKLHKDFWHNACFRCSECCDLLTNWYYERDGKLYCGKHYWEKFGELCHGCSLLMTGPAMVAGEYKYHPECFVCLRCKVVLEEQDTYALVERIKLYCGKCYKQEVLAPMLERRCTADSSPDTLPHTVTLVSMPAAANGKRGFSVSVLRDCSSTTASVHVKEVRGMLISPEVRNAIHVGDRILEINGLPVGTLMEDEVEDLIHRTSQTLQLLIEYDPVRQRLDRLRLGTSSIRLGVPASSRLRLSSPTDGVIERTANDDGTLKRRSLRRSNSICKSPGPGSPKEHPILARDISRSESLRSSSSCSHRIFRPCDLIHGEVLGKGFFGQAIKVTHKATGEVMVMKELIRCDEETQKTFLKEVKVMRSLDHPNVLKFIGVLYKDKRLNLITEFIEGGTLKDFIRDVDPFPWRQRVSFAKGIASGMSYLHSMSIIHRDLNSHNCLVKLDNTVVVADFGLSRLVMEDKVKQPPPDKPNKKRIFRRIDRKKRYTVVGNPYWMAPEMLNGKRYDEKVDVFSYGILLCEIIGQVYADPECLPRTLDFGLNVGKFTEKFLPEDCPPAFFPLAVACCDLLPDNRPAFQKLEDCFEALALNLELGIPLPAELDELQQRLSKPNGSKSEDLSPKSSSSPEHSSLEKDDT from the exons GTGCTCGGAGTGCTGTGATCTCCTGACCAACTGGTACTATGAGCGGGACGGAAAACTCTACTGCGGAAAACACTACTGGGAGAAATTCGGCGAGCTGTGTCACGGCTGCTCACTGCTAATGACCGGACCAGCTATG GTGGCTGGAGAGTACAAGTATCATCCTGAGTGCTTTGTGTGTCTGAGGTGTAAGGTGGTGCTCGAGGAACAGGATACATACGCTCTGGTGGAGCGCATCAAACTGTACTG tggcAAATGCTATAAGCAAGAGGTTTTGGCCCCGATGCTGGAAAGGCGCTGCACGGCTGACTCGTCTCCCGACACGCTgcctcacacagtcactctcgTGTCCATGCCGGCGGCTGCTAACGGGAAACGAGGCTTCAGCGTTAGTGTGCTCCGGGACTGCAGCAGCACTACGGCCAGTGTGCACGTCAAAGA GGTACGTGGGATGCTGATCAGCCCGGAGGTTCGGAATGCCATCCATGTCGGTGACCGTATTCTGGAGATCAACGGCCTTCCAGTAGGAACTCTGATGGAGGATGAG GTGGAGGACCTCATCCATCGAACCAGTCAGACCCTGCAGCTGTTGATCGAGTATGACCCGGTCAGACAGAGACTGGACCGACTTCGTCTGGGCACGTCCAGCATCCGCCTGGGCGTTCCTGCCTCGTCACGCCTGCGTCTGTCCTCCCCGACCGACGGAGTGATCGAGAGGACAGCTAACGATGACGGGACACTGAAAAGGAGATCTCTCAG GCGCAGTAACAGTATCTGTAAGTCTCCGGGGCCCGGTTCTCCTAAGGAGCACCCGATACTAGCCCGGGACATCAGTCGCTCTGAATCACTCCGATCCTCCTCCAGCTGCTCACATCGCATTTTCCGACCGTGCGACCTCATCCACGGAGAGGTTCTCGGCAAGGGCTTCTTTGGTCAGGCCATCAAG GTCACCCATAAGGCCACAGGAGAAGTCATGGTCATGAAAGAACTAATCCGGTGTGATGAAGAGACGCAGAAAACCTTCCTAAAAGAG GTCAAAGTGATGCGGAGTTTAGATCATCCTAACGTTCTCAAGTTCATCGGCGTGTTGTATAAAGACAAGCGACTCAATCTAATCACAGAGTTCATCGAGGGCGGAACCCTGAAGGACTTCATTAGAGATGTG GACCCATTCCCATGGAGGCAGAGGGTTAGCTTTGCCAAGGGCATTGCTTCAGGAATG TCATATCTGCACTCGATGAGCATCATACACAGAGATCTAAACTCACACAACTGCCTGGTAAAACTG GACAACACTGTGGTGGTGGCAGACTTCGGGCTGTCCCGTCTCGTCATGGAGGACAAGGTGAAGCAGCCGCCTCCCGACAAGCCCAACAAGAAGCGGATATTCCGTCGCATCGACCGCAAAAAGCGCTACACGGTGGTGGGCAACCCGTACTGGATGGCTCCGGAGATGCTGAACG GTAAACGCTACGACGAGAAGGTGGATGTTTTCTCCTACGGCATCCTGCTATGCGAG ATAATCGGGCAGGTATACGCCGATCCCGAGTGTCTGCCCCGCACACTGGACTTCGGGCTCAACGTGGGCAAGTTTACAGAGAAGTTTCTACCTGAAGACTGTCCTCCTGCTTTCTTCCCGTTAGCCGTGGCCTGCTGCGACCTCCTTCCTGACAACCG GCCTGCTTTCCAGAAGCTGGAGGACTGTTTCGAGGCCTTGGCTCTAAACCTGGAGCTCGGGATCCCTCTTCCAGCAGAGCTCGATGAGCTGCAGCAGAGACTTTCGAAGCCTAACGGGTCCAAGAGTGAAGATCTGTCTCCGAAATCCAGCTCGTCCCCAGAGCACTCCAGCCTGGAAAAAGACGACACGTAG
- the pik3ip1 gene encoding phosphoinositide-3-kinase-interacting protein 1, protein MTLFVHLVVLLSFALGDCSSVHEECIYGKGVQYRGEQQKSSSGRLCLNWKTTNRDYELTLHPDMSTGVGNHNYCRNPDDSDEPWCYVSGADGQLRREACAIKACQEENCSEESTCVTSPSVEEEGTTEQLDVGSKSEVEAVQPVVGVSQRVKTGPKKKKDLGTMGYVFAIIMITIIIILGVGITTGYLYKRGRDLKKQHEQRVYEREMHRITLPFSAFANPTCELVDENTIVVAAANEQAPPQGVVEGSDPLIDSTGTPGA, encoded by the exons ATGACCCTTTTTGTGCACTTAGTGGTTTTGCTCAGCTTTGCTTTGGGAGATTGTTCATCTGTTCATGAAG AGTGCATATATGGCAAGGGTGTGCAGTACAGGGGAGAGCAGCAGAAATCCTCCTCAGGGCGTCTCTGTCTGAACTGGAAGACCACGAACCGGGATTACGAACTCACACTGCACCCAGACATGTCCACAG GTGTAGGGAACCATAACTACTGCCGTAATCCCGATGACTCAGATGAGCCCTGGTGCTATGTTTCCGGAGCAGATGGACAACTCCGGAGAGAAGCATGTGCTATTAAGGCATGCCAAG AAGAAAACTGTTCAGAAGAGTCAACTTGTGTCACGAGTCCTTCTGTAGAGGAGGAAGGAACGACGGAGCAGTTGGACGTCGGAAGCAAGTCGGAAGTTGAAGCTGTGCAGCCGGTGGTGGGGGTCAGCCAGAGGGTCAAGACAGGAcccaagaagaagaaagaccTAGGAACTATGG GTTACGTCTTTGCCATCATTATGATCACCATCATTATCATACTGGGAGTGGGAATTACAACGGGTTACTTGTACAAGCG gGGTCGTGACCTGAAGAAGCAGCACGAGCAGCGTGTGTATGAGCGAGAGATGCACCGCATCACGCTTCCTTTCTCGGCATTCGCCAACCCCACCTGCGAGCTGGTGGATGAGAACACCATTGTGGTAGCTGCGGCGAATGAGCAAGCGCCTCCGCAGGGCGTCGTCGAGGGCAGCGACCCACTCATTGACTCTACAGGGACCCCTGGAGCTTGA